In Sulfuriferula plumbiphila, the genomic window GATTTTGCCGAGGCAGTGGCGGATCTGTGTGCGTTGTTCCGCACCCGGCGTTTGCAGACCAGCCGGCAACTGGCGCGATACGCGTCCCTGTTTCACCAATTCAACCCTTGAGGATTTCACCATGGCGCGTATTACCGTTGACGATTGCATCAACAACATTACCAACCGTTTTGAATTGACCCTGGTCGCCACCATTCGCGCGCGCCAGATTGCCAATGGCCATGCCCCGCTCGTTGAAGCCGGTCGCGACAAGCCTACCGTGGTGGCATTGAAGGAAATCGCTGCCGGCAAAGTAGGCAGGGAAATCCTCAATCGCGGGCGCGCCTGATCACTATCAGTCCATGCCCGAACTCGAGGAAATCGGCGCAGAGCTGGCCTACCTCAAACCTGACGATATCCGCCAGGTCACTGCCGCGTTCGAGTACAGCCGCGCCGCGCACAGCGGCCAGTTCCGCAAGAGTGGCGAGGCGTATATCCACCATCCGGTCGCGGTAACGGGGATACTGGCGCAGTGGCATCTTGACCCGCAAGCCTTGATGGCTGCGTTGCTGCACGATGTGGTGGAAGACACCCCCACCACCAAGGACGAAATCAGCGCGCGCTTCGGTAAATCCGTGGCGGAACTGGTGGATGGGGTGTCCAAGCTGGATAAAATGGAGTTCCAGACCGAGGAGCACGCGCAGGCGGAAAACTTCCGCAAAATGCTGCTGGCCATGGCGCGGGATGTACGTGTCATCCTCATCAAGCTGGCTGACCGCCTGCACAACATGCGCACGCTGGGATCGATGGCTGTTGAAAAGCGGCGCCGCATCGCCCAGGAAACGCTCGATATCTACGCCCCGATTGCCAACCGGCTCGGGCTCAACAGTATCTACCAGGAACTGGAAGATCTGTGCTTTCAAAACCTCCATCCCAACCGTTACCGCGTACTGGCCAAGGCGGTCAAGGCCGCGCGCGGCAACCGCAAGGAAGTGGTGGAAAAAGTGCGCGAGGCGATCCAGGGCAAGCTCGCCAGCGCCAATATCCATGCCTTGGTCAGCGGGCGCGAGAAGCATCTGTATAGCATTTACAAGAAAATGCAGGAAAAATCCCTGGCGTTTTCCGAGGTGTTCGACATCTACGGCTTCCGCGTGCTGGTGGACGACATTCCCGCCTGCTATCTGGCGCTGGGCTGTATGCATGGGCTGTACAAGCCCATTCCCGGCAAATTCAAGGACTATATTGCGATCCCCAAGGCCAACGGCTACCAGTCGCTGCACACCACGCTGTTCGGCCCGTTCGGCACGCCTATCGAGATCCAGATTCGTACCCAGGACATGCACAAGCTGGCGGAGGCGGGTGTGGCCTCGCACTGGCTCTACAAGAGCAGTGACACCAGCATCAACGACGCGCAGCAAAAAACCCACCAGTGGCTGCAGTCGCTGCTGGAAATCCAGGAAGGCGGCGGCGACTCGGCGGAATTTCTGGAGCACATCAAGGTGGACCTGTTCCCGGATGAGGTGTACGTATTCACGCCCAAGGGCAAGATACTCTCGCTGCCGCGCGGCGCCACAGCGGTGGATTTTGCCTACGCCGTGCACACCGATGTCGGTAATCATTGCGCGGCGGTCAAGGTGAATGGCGAACTGATGCCGATGCGTATCCAGTT contains:
- the rpoZ gene encoding DNA-directed RNA polymerase subunit omega; translation: MARITVDDCINNITNRFELTLVATIRARQIANGHAPLVEAGRDKPTVVALKEIAAGKVGREILNRGRA
- a CDS encoding RelA/SpoT family protein, encoding MPELEEIGAELAYLKPDDIRQVTAAFEYSRAAHSGQFRKSGEAYIHHPVAVTGILAQWHLDPQALMAALLHDVVEDTPTTKDEISARFGKSVAELVDGVSKLDKMEFQTEEHAQAENFRKMLLAMARDVRVILIKLADRLHNMRTLGSMAVEKRRRIAQETLDIYAPIANRLGLNSIYQELEDLCFQNLHPNRYRVLAKAVKAARGNRKEVVEKVREAIQGKLASANIHALVSGREKHLYSIYKKMQEKSLAFSEVFDIYGFRVLVDDIPACYLALGCMHGLYKPIPGKFKDYIAIPKANGYQSLHTTLFGPFGTPIEIQIRTQDMHKLAEAGVASHWLYKSSDTSINDAQQKTHQWLQSLLEIQEGGGDSAEFLEHIKVDLFPDEVYVFTPKGKILSLPRGATAVDFAYAVHTDVGNHCAAVKVNGELMPMRIQLRNGDQVEVLTSPNAWPNPAWVNFVVSGKARAHIRHYLRTMHAEESAQLGERLLDQALRALGADPGKIQASCWERLHKETGKERVEVLTDIGLGKRLNVVVARQLLAQETGQPVQRPHGAIAIRGSEGVAVQLAKCCHPIPGDPIIGFIKSDQGLVIHTHDCPSIKHYRDDPDKWLDVEWEPGLTKMFDVNIKLIVLNQRGVLAKLAAVIAEEGSNIDNVAMEEEDGSQYTTIYFTLQVEQRMHLARIMRSLRVLPEVVRIMRVKNRKDGRVQTQ